The Trueperaceae bacterium sequence CGTGTCGGCGCCGCCGCGGACCGGGCGGGGCACCGGGCCGGCGGCGCCGGGGAACGCGTGGCGACCGCCACCGACGAGGCCCGCGACGCCCTGGCCGCCGTGGGGCTCGCGGGGCGCCTCGACCACTTCCCCGCCGCGCTCTCCGGGGGCGAGCAGCAGCGCGTGGCGATCGCCAGGGCGCTGGCGAAGCGGCCCAGCCTCCTGCTGTGCGACGAGCCCACTGGGGCGCTCGACCTCGACACCGGCCGCTCCGTGCTGAGCCTCCTGCGCCGCGTGAACCGCGAGCGCTCGCTCACGACGGTCCTCGTCACCCACAACAGCGCCATCGCCAAGATGGCCGACCGCGTCGTGCGCATGCGCGACGGACGCGTCGAGGAGGACCGCGTCGTGACAGACCCCCTGCCGGCCGAGGAGGTGACCTGGTGACGCGGGGCGCGGGCGCTTCTCCCTGGCGCGCCAAGCTGTGGCGCGACCTGCGGCGCCTCCGCGGACCGTTCATAGCCGTCGCCGTGACCAGCTTCCTCGGCGTGGCGCTCTTCGGCACCAGCTACGGCGCCTACCGGAACCTCGTGGCCTCGTACGACCGCCTCTTCGAGGTGACGGGCTTCGCCGACCTGACCGTCGCCGGCGGCGACGTCGAGGGCTTCGCGGCGTCAGCCGCCGGCGTGCCCGGCGTGGACGCGGTGACGACCCGCACCGTCGTGGACACGTTCGGCGAGGTGAACGGCAGGCGCCTTGCTGTGCGCGTGAT is a genomic window containing:
- a CDS encoding ABC transporter ATP-binding protein produces the protein EVGAGELVVVLGPSGSGKTTLLNIVGGIDAATSGSVLVDGEDIGGYDQRRLTEYRRRVVGFVFQFFNLVPSLTALENVALIAGLTGSEERAEAAGERAEAAEQRAGTRVGAAADRAGHRAGGAGERVATATDEARDALAAVGLAGRLDHFPAALSGGEQQRVAIARALAKRPSLLLCDEPTGALDLDTGRSVLSLLRRVNRERSLTTVLVTHNSAIAKMADRVVRMRDGRVEEDRVVTDPLPAEEVTW